One region of Oryza glaberrima chromosome 7, OglaRS2, whole genome shotgun sequence genomic DNA includes:
- the LOC127778718 gene encoding reticulon-like protein B8, which translates to MPEHSENAAANIVDSIVDAIADNLPKQKSVRFEDGSISDQAKRLFGGQKSVHHVLGGGKSADVLLWRNKKISSSVLAVATAVWVFFEWLDYHFLTIACFVLVLGMVVQFAWSTFAGMLNGSPSKVPRVELPDELFANIGSAIGTQVNKFLGTLQDVSCGRDLKNFLLVIAGFFAAAIIGSWCNLLTVIYIGFVCAHTLPVLYEKNQEKVDEFLYNTLGLLQNQYQKLDKGVLGKVPKGIIKLKKSD; encoded by the exons ATGCCGGAGCACTCTGAGAATGCGGCTGCGAACATTGTGGACAGCATAGTGGACGCCATTGCTGACAATCTTCCCAAGCAGAAGTCAGTCAGATTTGAAGATGGCTCAATCTCTGATCAAGCTAAGAGACTCTTCGGTGGTCAGAAGTCTGTCCATCATGTTTTGGGTGGTGGAAAAT CCGCCGACGTGTTGTTGTGGAGGAACAAGAAGATATCTTCAAGTGTTCTTGCAGTTGCAACGGCTGTCTGGGTTTTCTTCGAGTGGCTCGACTACCACTTCCTGACGATTGCTTgctttgttcttgttcttggcaTGGTTGTCCAGTTTGCATGGTCCACTTTTGCAGGCATGCTAAATGG GTCACCTTCGAAAGTTCCTCGCGTCGAATTGCCGGATGAGCTGTTCGCAAACATTGGTTCTGCAATTGGTACCCAAGTGAACAAGTTCTTGGGCACTCTTCAGGATGTGTCTTGTGGAAGAGACCTGAAGAATTTTCTCCTG GTGATTGCCGGGTTCTTCGCGGCCGCTATCATTGGGAGCTGGTGCAATCTCCTCACTGTCATTTACATTG GATTTGTGTGTGCTCACACTCTCCCGGTGCTGTATGAGAAGAACCAAGAAAAAGTGGACGAGTTCCTGTACAACACACTTGGCCTGCTTCAGAATCAGTATCAGAAACTTGACAAGGGTGTCCTGGGCAAGGTGCCCAAAGGGATCATCAAGCTTAAGAAGAGCGATTAG